A stretch of Arachis hypogaea cultivar Tifrunner chromosome 15, arahy.Tifrunner.gnm2.J5K5, whole genome shotgun sequence DNA encodes these proteins:
- the LOC112751285 gene encoding probable glutamate carboxypeptidase LAMP1: MITVAATAANTTTTITTLLAIATSFLLLLITSSPTTPKSSNYHTLFLSTSLSSNVSISNHLQALTHRPHIASSEANSQAANYVLKVFTSSNIPSHMASYHVLLSYPLSRSLVLTTTPQEPPFSFSLKQEPYEGDPYAAVSGEVVPTFHAYAKSGTAEGPVVYVNYGRVEDYLSLRKKMGVNVSGCVVLARYGKIFRGDIVKNAYDEGAVGVVVYSDRKDYGGGGDDGGRWFPDGKWLPPSGVQVGSVYQGTGDPSTPGWASSGGDGECERLTKEEVEKEGDVPLIPSLPVSGADGEKILRSIGGPVAEHDWQGSKDAPTYRVGPGPGILNLTFKGQENIASIQNVIGVIEGAEEPDRYVILGNHRDAWTFGAVDPNSGTAALLEIAQRFGKLQKQGWKPRRTIILCNWDAEEYGLIGSTEWVEENREILASRAVAYLNSDCAVGGAGFNAMATPQLDELIKKATQQVTDPDNSSQSLYEAWTSSGTSPLIGRLGGGGSDYKPFVQHVGIPSIDLAFGGDTAEYPVYHSLYDDFIWMQKFGDPMFHRHVAAASVWGLVALWLADEEFLPFDYQSYAKELQLNVKNLEDEISNKDINLSPILKSIKELEKAAIKINDQRKEIEASKGWRTWKEYQMKVRDVNDRLMMAERAFTDRDGLLGMTWHKHLIYGPTKNNDYGSQSFPGIGDAVRVAKNLQTAESWHRVQHEVWRVSRVIKHASLVLIGQLT, encoded by the exons ATGATCACAGTAGCAGCAACCGCcgccaacaccaccaccaccatcaccaccttATTAGCCATAGCCACCTcctttctcctcctcctcatcactTCATCCCCAACAACCCCAAAATCCAGCAACTACCACACCCTCTTCCTCTCCACCTCCCTCTCCAGCAATGTCTCCATATCCAACCACCTCCAAGCTCTCACCCACAGACCCCACATAGCATCATCCGAAGCTAACTCCCAAGCTGCAAACTACGTCCTCAAAGTCTTCACTTCCTCAAACATACCCTCTCACATGGCTTCCTATCATGTTCTTCTCTCATACCCTCTCTCCCGCTCGTTGGTTCTCACTACTACTCCCCAAGAACCTCCCTTTAGCTTCTCCTTGAAGCAAGAACCGTATGAGGGTGACCCTTATGCGGCTGTTTCCGGTGAGGTAGTTCCAACGTTCCATGCATATGCAAAGTCAGGAACTGCGGAAGGACCTGTGGTTTACGTGAACTATGGAAGAGTGGAGGACTATTTGAGTCTGAGGAAGAAGATGGGTGTGAATGTTTCAGGCTGTGTTGTGTTGGCAAGGTATGGGAAGATATTTAGAGGGGATATTGTGAAGAATGCTTATGATGAAGGTGCTGTTGGGGTGGTGGTGTATTCTGATCGGAAAGACTACGGTGGTGGTGGCGACGACGGTGGAAGGTGGTTTCCTGATGGCAAGTGGCTGCCACCAAGTGGGGTCCAGGTGGGGTCAGTGTATCAGGGGACTGGTGATCCCTCAACACCAGGTTGG GCGAGTAGTGGTGGTGATGGTGAGTGTGAGAGATTAACCAAGGAGGAGGTGGAGAAGGAAGGTGATGTTCCTCTTATACCTTCATTGCCAGTGTCTGGTGCAGATGGTGAGAAGATTCTGAGGTCAATTGGTGGACCTGTTGCTGAACATGATTGGCAAGGAAGCAAAGATGCTCCTACTTACAGGGTTGGACCGGGGCCAGGAATTCTCAACCTCACTTTCAAG GGGCAGGAGAATATTGCATCAATTCAAAATGTTATTGGTGTAATTGAAGGAGCAGAAGAGCCTGACCG ATATGTCATTCTAGGAAACCATAGGGATGCATGGACATTTGGAGCTGTTGATCCAAATAGTGGCACTGCAGCATTACTTGAG ATTGCTCAAAGATTTGGGAAGCTTCAAAAACAAGGGTGGAAGCCTAGAAGAACAATTATATTATGCAATTGGGATGCTGAGGAATATGGCCTT ATAGGATCAACAGAATGGGTAGAAGAGAACAGAGAAATTCTTGCTTCAAGAGCTGTGGCTTACTTGAATTCTGATTGTGCTGTTGGTGGAGCAGGGTTCAATGCCATGGCTACTCCACAGCTTGATGAATTGATCAAAAAAGCAACTCAGCAG GTCACAGACCCAGATAACTCATCACAGagcctttatgaagcttggactAGTTCTGGCACCTCTCCTTTG ATTGGAAGATTAGGTGGTGGAGGATCAGATTATAAACCTTTTGTGCAGCATGTGGGAATTCCATCAATTGATTTAGCCTTTGGAGGAG ACACTGCAGAGTATCCAGTATACCACTCACTGTATGATGATTTCATCTGGATGCAGAAATTTGGAGATCCTATGTTTCATAGGCATGTTGCAG CTGCAAGTGTTTGGGGTCTAGTAGCATTATGGCTTGCAGATGAGGAGTTCTTACCTTTTGATTATCAATCCTATGCTAAGGAGCTCCAG CTTAATGTGAAGAACTTGGAAGATGAGATTTCAAATAAAGACATAAATTTGTCTCCTATATTGAAGTCAATCAAGGAGCTTGAGAAAGCGGCAATCAAGATAAATGACCAGAGAAAG gAAATAGAAGCAAGTAAAGGTTGGAGAACATGGAAAGAGTACCAAATGAAAGTGAGAGATGTGAATGATAGACTTATGATGGCTGAACGTGCATTCACTGACAGAGATGGCCTCTTAGGAATGACATGGCATAAGCATTTG ATATATGGTCCAACAAAAAATAATGACTACGGCTCTCAATCTTTCCCGGGAATAGGTGATGCTGTGAGAGTGGCAAAAAATCTACAAACTGCAGAGTCATGGCATCGTGTACAACATGAAGTTTGGAGAGTCTCAAGAGTCATCAAACATGCCTCATTAGTTCTCATTGGTCAATTAACATGA
- the LOC112751288 gene encoding serine/threonine-protein kinase VPS15: MGNKIARTTQVSATEYYLHDLPSTYNLVLKEVLCRGRFFKSIQCKHDEGLVLVKVYFKRGDSVIDLREYERRLSHIKDVFQSIEHPHVWPFQFWQETDKAAYLLRQYFFHNLHDRLSTRPFLSFVEKKWLAFQLLLAVQQSHEKGVCHGDIKCENVLITSSNWLYLADFASFKPTYIPYDDPSDFSFFFDTGGRRLCYLAPERFYEHGGEMQVAQDSPLKPSMDIFAVGCVIAELFLEGQPLFELSQLLAYRRGQFDPSQHLEKIPDLGIRKMILHMIQIEPESRLSAEGYLKEYAAVVFPTYFSPFLHDFYRCWSPLHSDMRVLLCQSAFQEILKQMMNNNSSSDVKVTSGELLEEMVAKESVSFMKDSLIRREDIGKGLLHDHYSGILRDAKKNNIPSSPRDVTGSSPNSTFPENLKYLQSSGELLQTITNTFRGNGHPFLKNITLNDLNSLMSEYDNQSDTFGMPFLQLPKDSMRCEGMVLITSLLCSCIRNVKLPHLRRAAILLLRASALYIDDEDRLQRVVPYVIAMLSDPAAIVRCAALETLCDILPLVRDFPPSDAKIFPEYILPMLSMLPDDPEESVRICYASNISKLAVTAFGFFVHSISLSEAGVLDELSSLPKPSISSSQTSGKVKRINSDVQLVQLRKSIAEVVQELVMGPKQTPNIRRALLRDIGKLCFFFGVRQSNDFLLPILPAFLNDRDEQLRTVFYEKIVYVCFFVGQRSVEEYLLPYIEQALSDTTESVIVKALDCLTVLCKSGFFRKRILLQMIERAFPLLCYPSAWVRRSVVSFIAASSESLGAVDSYVFLAPVIRPFLRRQPTSLASERALLRCLKPPVSRQVFYEVLESSRSSDMLERQRKIWYSSSQSKLWEMDLLKKGIEELGSLKNLIDKQGTEAQQVVDTAAQHPGPNDSDKAEAKLRDMGAFIHNDTNMVGPRDPQSMEKLQFSGFMSPHFSGVKSMTYEKPSEGIPLYSFSMDRRGIGVPPAASDSPLQMNSLSVSSSAMPWVNPLNKSFNLASSVPAPKLFSGSFSISNGSKQFHRVVHEPDGKENETAYVNSTFQDVGLSANIKGNSNALEDATAQTDLSGFPSFSKTSVPDSGWRPRGVLVAHLQEHRSAVNDIAISADHSFFVSASDDSTVKIWDSKKLEKDISFRSRLTYHLEGSRALCAATLPSSAQVIIGASDGLIHMFSVDHISRGLGNLVEKYSGIADITKKDIKEGAIICILNCPLDNYNIMYSTQNCGIHLWDTRSNSSNWTLKSTPDEGYVSSLASGPCGNWFVSGSSRGVITLWDLRFLVPVNSWQYSLACPIEKICLFLPPNASPPSTARPLVYVAAGCNEVSLWNAENGSCHQVLRMANYDGDAEMSDLPWALARPSSKPTSQSDPRRNVNRKYGVDELNDPPPRLPGIRSLLPLPGGDLLTGGTDLKIRRWDHYSPDRSYCICGPNIKGVGNDDFYETKSSFGVQVVQETKRRPLTTKLTTKAILSAAATDPAGCHRDSVVSLASVKLNQRLLLSSGRDGAIKVWK; the protein is encoded by the exons ATGGGTAACAAAATCGCGCGTACCACCCAGGTTTCGGCTACGGAGTACTATCTCCACGACCTTCCTTCCACATACAATCTCGTCCTCAAAGAGGTCCTTTGTCGTGGAAGATTCTTCAAATCAATTCAGTGCAAGCACGATGAGGGTTTGGTGCTCGTCAAGGTTTACTTCAAGCGCGGTGATTCCGTCATCGATCTTAGGGAATATGAGCGTAGACTCTCTCACATCAAGGACGTCTTCCAATCCATCGAACATCCTCACGTTTGGCCGTTTCAG TTTTGGCAAGAAACAGATAAAGCAGCATACCTCTTGAGGCAATATTTCTTCCATAATCTGCATGATCGGCTAAGCACTCGGCCTTTTCTCAGTTTTGTTGAGAAGAAATGGTTGGCTTTTCAG CTGCTTTTAGCTGTGCAACAGAGCCACGAGAAGGGAGTATGTCATG GGGATATTAAGTGTGAGAATGTGCTGATTACATCCTCGAATTGGCTGTACCTTGCGGACTTTGCATCTTTCAAACCTACTTACATTCCATATGATGACCCATcggatttttcttttttctttgacaCTGGTGGAAGAAGACTCTGTTATCTAGCACCCGAG CGATTTTACGAACATGGAGGGGAGATGCAGGTTGCACAAGATTCCCCTTTAAAGCCTTCTATGGATATATTTGCTGTCGG CTGTGTTATTGCAGAACTTTTCCTTGAGGGGCAACCGCTGTTTGAACTGTCTCAACTTCTGGCTTATCGTAGAGGGCAATTTGATCCAAGTCAGCATCTTGAAAAA ATACCAGACCTTGGAATCCGTAAGATGATACTACACATGATTCAGATAGAGCCAGAGTCTAGACTTTCTGCTGAAGGATATCTAAAGGAATATGCTGCAGTTGTATTCCCAACCTATTTTTCACCATTTCTGCATGATTTTTACCGCTGCTGGAGCCCTCTCCATTCTGATATGAGG GTTTTATTATGCCAAAGTGCTTTCCAGGAGATACTTAAACAAATGATGAACAACAATTCATCCAGTGATGTAAAAGTTACTTCTGGTGAACTTTTGGAAGAGATGGTTGCAAAAGAAAGTGTGAGTTTCATGAAGGACTCACTGATTAGGAGAGAGGACATAGGCAAAGgcttacttcatgatcattataGTGGCATACTGAGGGATGCTAAAAAGAATAATATTCCATCTAGCCCCCGGGATGTGACTGGAAGTTCACCCAATTCTACCTTTCCTGAAAATCTAAAATATCTGCAATCTTCTGGTGAGCTGCTTCAGACTATTACCAATACGTTTCGAGGAAATGGCCATccctttttgaaaaatattactttaaatgATTTGAATTCTTTGATGTCTGAGTATGATAATCAATCGGATACATTTGGAATGCCTTTTCTGCAATTACCAAAGGATAGTATGAGATGTGAAGGCATGGTTTTGATAACATCTTTGCTTTGCTCCTGCATACGCAATGTCAAGTTGCCTCACCTGAGGAGAGCAGCCATTCTCTTGTTGAGGGCTTCTGCCTTATATATTGATGATGAGGATCGGTTGCAGCGTGTTGTCCCATATGTGATTGCAATGCTTTCAGATCCAGCAGCTATTGTGCGGTGTGCTGCTTTGGAGACTTTATGTGACATTCTGCCTTTAGTTCGGGATTTCCCTCCCAGTGATGCAAAGATATTTCCTGAGTATATTCTTCCAATGCTTTCTATGCTTCCTGATGATCCAGAGGAAAGTGTGAGAATATGCTATGCCAGCAACATTTCTAAGTTGGCAGTAACAGCTTTTGGATTCTTTGTACATTCAATAAGCTTGAGTGAGGCAGGTGTTCTCGATGAATTGAGCTCGCTGCCAAAGCCATCAATATCATCCAGTCAGACCTCTGGAAAAGTCAAGAGGATAAATAGTGATGTTCAACTTGTGCAGCTTAGGAAATCAATTGCAGAAGTTGTCCAAGAACTTGTAATGGGACCAAAGCAAACACCAAATATTAGGAGAGCACTTCTTCGCGACATTGGTAAACTATGCTTTTTCTTTGGTGTGAGACAGAGTAATGACTTTCTCTTACCTATCCTGCCTGCTTTCTTAAATGACCGAGATGAGCAGTTAAGGACAGTATTCTATGAGAAGATTGTTTATGTCTGTTTTTTCGTGGGCCAAAGAAGTGTAGAAGAATATCTATTGCCTTACATTGAGCAGGCTTTAAGTGACACAACAGAATCTGTCATTGTTAAAGCCTTAGATTGTCTGACTGTTCTTTGCAAGAGTGGGTTCTTCCGGAAAAGGATACTGCTTCAAATGATAGAGCGTGCCTTTCCTTTATTGTGTTACCCTAGTGCATGGGTACGAAGATCAGTTGTCTCTTTCATTGCTGCTAGCAGTGAGAGCTTGGGTGCAGTAGATTCTTATGTTTTCCTGGCTCCTGTTATACGGCCTTTCCTCCGTAGACAACCCACATCTCTTGCTTCAGAGAGGGCTCTTTTGCGATGTTTGAAACCTCCTGTTTCAAGACAGGTCTTTTATGAAGTTTTGGAGAGCTCCAGGAGTTCAGACATGTTAGAAAGGCAGAGGAAGATTTGGTATAGTTCATCACAATCTAAACTATGGGAAATGGATTTACTTAAAAAGGGAATTGAAGAATTGGGCTCATTAAAGAACTTGATTGACAAACAAGGTACTGAGGCTCAACAAGTTGTTGACACTGCTGCCCAACATCCAGGGCCAAATGATTCTGACAAAGCTGAGGCAAAATTAAGAGATATGGGGGCCTTTATCCATAACGATACCAATATGGTGGGACCTCGTGATCCTCAATCCATGGAGAAGTTACAGTTTTCAGGATTTATGTCACCACATTTTAGTGGTGTAAAGAGTATGACATATGAAAAGCCGTCAGAAGGAATACCTTTGTACTCCTTTAGCATGGACAGACGGGGAATAGGAGTCCCTCCCGCAGCATCTGATTCTCCACTGCAGATGAATTCTCTGAGTGTCAGTTCATCTGCTATGCCTTGGGTTAATCCACTTAATAAGTCCTTTAATTTAGCTAGTTCAGTTCCAGCACCAAAGCTCTTTTCAGGTTCATTTAGCATCAGCAATGGTTCTAAACAGTTTCATCGAGTGGTACATGAACCAGATGGCAAGGAGAATGAAACAGCCTATGTTAATAGTACATTTCAAGATGTGGGATTATCTGCTAATATTAAAGGCAATTCAAATGCACTTGAAGATGCAACTGCCCAAACTGATCTATCAGGATTTCCATCTTTTTCTAAAACATCTGTTCCGGATTCTGGCTGGAGGCCTCGAGGGGTGCTGGTTGCACATCTGCAGGAACACCGTTCAGCAGTAAATGACATAGCAATTTCTGCTGATCATAGTTTCTTCGTGAGTGCTTCCGATGATTCCACAGTGAAGATTTGGGATTCCAAAAAGCTAGAGAAGGACATATCGTTCAGGTCAAGGCTAACATATCACTTGGAGGGAAGCCGTGCACTATGTGCAGCAACACTTCCCAGTTCTGCGCAGGTAATAATCGGAGCATCTGATGGATTAATTCATATGTTTTCTGTTGATCATATTTCAAGAGGTCTAGGAAATCTTGTTGAGAAGTATTCTGGTATTGCTGATATCACAAAGAAGGATATCAAGGAAGGTGCCATAATCTGCATTTTGAATTGCCCCTTGGATAATTACAACATTATGTATAGCACCCAGAATTGTGGCATTCATCTGTGGGATACTAGGTCAAATTCCAGTAACTGGACCCTGAAATCTACTCCTGACGAGGGTTATGTTTCTTCTCTGGCATCTGGGCCGTGTGGTAATTGGTTTGTATCAGGGTCATCCAGGGGTGTAATCACTCTCTGGGATCTGAGGTTTCTTGTGCCTGTTAACTCTTGGCAGTATTCTCTTGCTTGCCCTATAGAAAAGATATGCCTCTTTCTTCCTCCAAATGCTTCTCCGCCTTCAACTGCTAGACCCCTTGTGTATGTTGCTGCTGGTTGCAATGAAGTTTCTCTTTGGAATGCAGAGAACGGTAGCTGCCACCAG GTATTGAGGATGGCCAATTATGACGGTGATGCAGAAATGTCTGATCTTCCTTGGGCCTTGGCCAGGCCTTCAAGTAAGCCTACTTCTCAATCAGATCCAAGACGAAATGTTAATCGCAAGTATGGAGTTGATGAGCTGAATGATCCTCCTCCTCGTCTTCCTGGAATCCGTTCATTACTTCCCTTGCCTGGGGGTGATTTATTGACTGGAGGCACTGATTTAAAGATACGTCGATGGGATCATTACAG TCCCGACAGAAGTTACTGTATCTGTGGACCAAACATTAAAGGTGTTGGGAATGATGACTTTTATGAAACAAAATCTAGTTTTGGAGTGCAAGTTGTACAG GAGACGAAGAGACGCCCTCTTACAACCAAACTGACGACGAAGGCAATTCTATCTGCGGCTGCCACTGATCCTGCCGGTTGCCATCGTGATTCTGTTGTTTCCCTGGCTTCTGTTAAGTTAAACCAGAGACTCTTATTATCAAGTGGTAGAGATGGAGCCATCAAAGTTTGGAAGTAA